In one window of Stigmatopora argus isolate UIUO_Sarg chromosome 19, RoL_Sarg_1.0, whole genome shotgun sequence DNA:
- the eya4 gene encoding protein phosphatase EYA4 isoform X1: MEASQDLNQQIVKKSNSHSHVPEPSDNRSMEMQDLASPHHRVGGGGGDSKLDKNNLESPSAVTANGTGGGENMTVLNTADWLLGCSSPPQAPPPASTSKDYVKTEPMNNNNNNDTAAVTTTDDAVLDSYAGSVITSSGYSPRSAHQYSPPLYPSKPYPHILSAPSASAPAYGGQPQFGGAQQPGVYAYSQTGQAYGLSGYDLGVMLPGIKTESGLGQSPSPLQAGLSYSPGFSTPQPGQTAYSPYQMAGSSFTPSSGLYTTNNSVSSPANYTATQQEYPSYTSFGQNQYAQYYSASAYGTYMTPGGVDAGAAAYQLQDPTPAMTGQAAELHPGDFETVQRPSTPIKELDERACRSGGGNGGAKSRGRSRKSNPSPPPDSDLERVFVWDLDETIIVFHSLLTGSYAQKYGKDPPMAVTLGLRMEEMIFNLADSHLFFNDLEECDQVHIDDVSSDDNGQDLSTYSFASDGFHAAATSANLCLATGVRGGVDWMRKLAFRYRRVKELYGTYKNNVGGLLGPAKRDAWLQLRAEVEALTDSWLTHALKSLSIVSSRTNCVNVLVTTTQLIPALAKILLYSLGSAFPVENIYSATKIGKESCFERIMQRFGRKVVYVVVGDGAEEEQAAKKHNMPFWRISSHSDLLALHQALEFEYL; this comes from the exons ATGGAGGCCTCGCAGGACCTCAACCAGCAAATA GTGAAGAAATCAAACAGTCACTCTCATGTTCCAGAGCCTTCCGACAacag GTCTATGGAAATGCAGGACCTAGCCAGTCCTCATCATCGCgtgggtggcggcggcggcgattcCAAGCTGGACAAGAACAACCTGGAAAGCCCGTCCGCGGTCACCGCGAATGGAACGGGAGGAG GTGAAAACATGACGGTTCTAAACACGGCCGATTGGCTGCTGGGCTGCAGCAGCCCGCCTCAAGCGCCCCCGCCTGCGTCAACTTCCAAGGACTATG TGAAGACAGAGCccatgaacaacaacaacaacaacgacacCGCCGCCGTGACCACCACGGACGACGCCGTATTGGACTCCTACGCCGGCTCAG TGATTACGAGCAGCGGATACAGCCCTCGCTCGGCCCACCAGTACTCCCCTCCCCTCTACCCGTCCAA GCCGTACCCCCACATCCTCTCCGCCCCCTCGGCGTCGGCGCCGGCGTACGGCGGTCAGCCGCAGTTCGGGGGCGCGCAGCAGCCCGGCGTCTACGCGTACTCGCAGACGGGCCAGGCTTACGGACTTTCTGGCTACg ACCTGGGCGTGATGCTGCCGGGCATCAAAACGGAGAGCGGTCTGGGCCAGAGTCCGTCTCCGCTCCAGGCGGGCCTGAGCTACAGCCCGGGATTCAGCACGCCTCAACCCGGACAGACGGCCTACTCGCCCTATCAGATGGCAG GTTCAAGTTTCACCCCTTCCTCGGGCCTCTACACCACCAACAACTCGGTTTCCAGTCCCGCCAACTACACGGCAACACAGCAG GAATACCCTTCGTACACGAGCTTTGGCCAAAACCAGTACGCGCAGTATTACTCGGCCTCCGCGTACGGGACGTACATGACGCCCGGCGGCGTGgacgccggcgccgccgcctACCAGCTGCAGGACCCGACGCCGGCCATGACGGGGCAGGCGGCCGAGCTTCACCCAG GGGACTTTGAGACGGTGCAGCGGCCCTCCACGCCCATCAAGGAGCTGGACGAGCGAGCGTGCCGGAGCGGCGGCGGTAACGGCGGCGCCAAGTCGCGGGGAAGGAGCAGAAAGAGCAACCCCTCGCCGCCGCCCGACAGCGACTTAGAG agGGTTTTTGTGTGGGACCTGGACGAGACCATCATCGTCTTCCATTCCCTGCTCACGGGCTCTTACGCGCAGAAATACGGAAAG GACCCCCCCATGGCCGTCACGTTAGGTCTAAGGATGGAAGAGATGATCTTCAATTTGGCCGATTCGCATTTGTTCTTCAACGATTTGgag GAGTGCGATCAGGTACATATCGACGACGTATCGTCCGACGACAACGGGCAGGACTTAAG TACTTACAGTTTTGCCAGCGACGGCTTCCACGCGGCTGCCACCAGCGCCAACCTGTGCCTGGCCACGGGCGTCCGCGGCGGCGTGGACTGGATGAGGAAGCTGGCTTTCCGTTACCGCCGCGTCAAAGAGCTGTACGGCACCTACAAAAACAACGTGGGCG GTCTGCTGGGTCCCGCCAAAAGAGACGCTTGGTTGCAGTTGCGGGCCGAGGTGGAGGCGCTGACCGACTCGTGGCTGACGCACGCGCTCAAGTCGCTGTCCATCGTCAGCTCCAG GACCAACTGCGTCAACGTGCTGGTGACCACCACGCAGCTCATCCCGGCGCTGGCCAAAATTCTCCTGTACAGCCTGGGGTCGGCGTTCCCCGTCGAGAACATCTACAGTGCGACAAAAATAG GAAAAGAGAGTTGCTTTGAGCGCATAATGCAAAGGTTTGGCAGGAAAGTAGTGTATGTTGTAGTGGGGGACGGTGCGGAAGAGGAGCAGGCGGCCAAAAAG CACAACATGCCTTTCTGGAGAATTTCCAGCCACTCTGACCTGCTGGCCTTACATCAAGCACTGGAGTTTGAGTACCTGTAA
- the eya4 gene encoding protein phosphatase EYA4 isoform X5: MEASQDLNQQIVKKSNSHSHVPEPSDNRSMEMQDLASPHHRVGGGGGDSKLDKNNLESPSAVTANGTGGVKTEPMNNNNNNDTAAVTTTDDAVLDSYAGSVITSSGYSPRSAHQYSPPLYPSKPYPHILSAPSASAPAYGGQPQFGGAQQPGVYAYSQTGQAYGLSGYDLGVMLPGIKTESGLGQSPSPLQAGLSYSPGFSTPQPGQTAYSPYQMAGSSFTPSSGLYTTNNSVSSPANYTATQQEYPSYTSFGQNQYAQYYSASAYGTYMTPGGVDAGAAAYQLQDPTPAMTGQAAELHPGDFETVQRPSTPIKELDERACRSGGGNGGAKSRGRSRKSNPSPPPDSDLERVFVWDLDETIIVFHSLLTGSYAQKYGKDPPMAVTLGLRMEEMIFNLADSHLFFNDLEECDQVHIDDVSSDDNGQDLSTYSFASDGFHAAATSANLCLATGVRGGVDWMRKLAFRYRRVKELYGTYKNNVGGLLGPAKRDAWLQLRAEVEALTDSWLTHALKSLSIVSSRTNCVNVLVTTTQLIPALAKILLYSLGSAFPVENIYSATKIGKESCFERIVSRFGTNITYVVIGDGKDEEHAAGQHNMPFWRISSHSDLLALHQALEFEYL, encoded by the exons ATGGAGGCCTCGCAGGACCTCAACCAGCAAATA GTGAAGAAATCAAACAGTCACTCTCATGTTCCAGAGCCTTCCGACAacag GTCTATGGAAATGCAGGACCTAGCCAGTCCTCATCATCGCgtgggtggcggcggcggcgattcCAAGCTGGACAAGAACAACCTGGAAAGCCCGTCCGCGGTCACCGCGAATGGAACGGGAGGAG TGAAGACAGAGCccatgaacaacaacaacaacaacgacacCGCCGCCGTGACCACCACGGACGACGCCGTATTGGACTCCTACGCCGGCTCAG TGATTACGAGCAGCGGATACAGCCCTCGCTCGGCCCACCAGTACTCCCCTCCCCTCTACCCGTCCAA GCCGTACCCCCACATCCTCTCCGCCCCCTCGGCGTCGGCGCCGGCGTACGGCGGTCAGCCGCAGTTCGGGGGCGCGCAGCAGCCCGGCGTCTACGCGTACTCGCAGACGGGCCAGGCTTACGGACTTTCTGGCTACg ACCTGGGCGTGATGCTGCCGGGCATCAAAACGGAGAGCGGTCTGGGCCAGAGTCCGTCTCCGCTCCAGGCGGGCCTGAGCTACAGCCCGGGATTCAGCACGCCTCAACCCGGACAGACGGCCTACTCGCCCTATCAGATGGCAG GTTCAAGTTTCACCCCTTCCTCGGGCCTCTACACCACCAACAACTCGGTTTCCAGTCCCGCCAACTACACGGCAACACAGCAG GAATACCCTTCGTACACGAGCTTTGGCCAAAACCAGTACGCGCAGTATTACTCGGCCTCCGCGTACGGGACGTACATGACGCCCGGCGGCGTGgacgccggcgccgccgcctACCAGCTGCAGGACCCGACGCCGGCCATGACGGGGCAGGCGGCCGAGCTTCACCCAG GGGACTTTGAGACGGTGCAGCGGCCCTCCACGCCCATCAAGGAGCTGGACGAGCGAGCGTGCCGGAGCGGCGGCGGTAACGGCGGCGCCAAGTCGCGGGGAAGGAGCAGAAAGAGCAACCCCTCGCCGCCGCCCGACAGCGACTTAGAG agGGTTTTTGTGTGGGACCTGGACGAGACCATCATCGTCTTCCATTCCCTGCTCACGGGCTCTTACGCGCAGAAATACGGAAAG GACCCCCCCATGGCCGTCACGTTAGGTCTAAGGATGGAAGAGATGATCTTCAATTTGGCCGATTCGCATTTGTTCTTCAACGATTTGgag GAGTGCGATCAGGTACATATCGACGACGTATCGTCCGACGACAACGGGCAGGACTTAAG TACTTACAGTTTTGCCAGCGACGGCTTCCACGCGGCTGCCACCAGCGCCAACCTGTGCCTGGCCACGGGCGTCCGCGGCGGCGTGGACTGGATGAGGAAGCTGGCTTTCCGTTACCGCCGCGTCAAAGAGCTGTACGGCACCTACAAAAACAACGTGGGCG GTCTGCTGGGTCCCGCCAAAAGAGACGCTTGGTTGCAGTTGCGGGCCGAGGTGGAGGCGCTGACCGACTCGTGGCTGACGCACGCGCTCAAGTCGCTGTCCATCGTCAGCTCCAG GACCAACTGCGTCAACGTGCTGGTGACCACCACGCAGCTCATCCCGGCGCTGGCCAAAATTCTCCTGTACAGCCTGGGGTCGGCGTTCCCCGTCGAGAACATCTACAGTGCGACAAAAATAG GCAAAGAGAGCTGTTTTGAGCGTATTGTGTCCCGCTTTGGCACTAACATTACATATGTTGTGATTGGCGATGGCAAGGATGAGGAGCATGCGGCCGGCCag CACAACATGCCTTTCTGGAGAATTTCCAGCCACTCTGACCTGCTGGCCTTACATCAAGCACTGGAGTTTGAGTACCTGTAA
- the eya4 gene encoding protein phosphatase EYA4 isoform X4, which produces MEASQDLNQQIVKKSNSHSHVPEPSDNRSMEMQDLASPHHRVGGGGGDSKLDKNNLESPSAVTANGTGGVKTEPMNNNNNNDTAAVTTTDDAVLDSYAGSVITSSGYSPRSAHQYSPPLYPSKPYPHILSAPSASAPAYGGQPQFGGAQQPGVYAYSQTGQAYGLSGYDLGVMLPGIKTESGLGQSPSPLQAGLSYSPGFSTPQPGQTAYSPYQMAGSSFTPSSGLYTTNNSVSSPANYTATQQEYPSYTSFGQNQYAQYYSASAYGTYMTPGGVDAGAAAYQLQDPTPAMTGQAAELHPGDFETVQRPSTPIKELDERACRSGGGNGGAKSRGRSRKSNPSPPPDSDLERVFVWDLDETIIVFHSLLTGSYAQKYGKDPPMAVTLGLRMEEMIFNLADSHLFFNDLEECDQVHIDDVSSDDNGQDLSTYSFASDGFHAAATSANLCLATGVRGGVDWMRKLAFRYRRVKELYGTYKNNVGGLLGPAKRDAWLQLRAEVEALTDSWLTHALKSLSIVSSRTNCVNVLVTTTQLIPALAKILLYSLGSAFPVENIYSATKIGKESCFERIMQRFGRKVVYVVVGDGAEEEQAAKKHNMPFWRISSHSDLLALHQALEFEYL; this is translated from the exons ATGGAGGCCTCGCAGGACCTCAACCAGCAAATA GTGAAGAAATCAAACAGTCACTCTCATGTTCCAGAGCCTTCCGACAacag GTCTATGGAAATGCAGGACCTAGCCAGTCCTCATCATCGCgtgggtggcggcggcggcgattcCAAGCTGGACAAGAACAACCTGGAAAGCCCGTCCGCGGTCACCGCGAATGGAACGGGAGGAG TGAAGACAGAGCccatgaacaacaacaacaacaacgacacCGCCGCCGTGACCACCACGGACGACGCCGTATTGGACTCCTACGCCGGCTCAG TGATTACGAGCAGCGGATACAGCCCTCGCTCGGCCCACCAGTACTCCCCTCCCCTCTACCCGTCCAA GCCGTACCCCCACATCCTCTCCGCCCCCTCGGCGTCGGCGCCGGCGTACGGCGGTCAGCCGCAGTTCGGGGGCGCGCAGCAGCCCGGCGTCTACGCGTACTCGCAGACGGGCCAGGCTTACGGACTTTCTGGCTACg ACCTGGGCGTGATGCTGCCGGGCATCAAAACGGAGAGCGGTCTGGGCCAGAGTCCGTCTCCGCTCCAGGCGGGCCTGAGCTACAGCCCGGGATTCAGCACGCCTCAACCCGGACAGACGGCCTACTCGCCCTATCAGATGGCAG GTTCAAGTTTCACCCCTTCCTCGGGCCTCTACACCACCAACAACTCGGTTTCCAGTCCCGCCAACTACACGGCAACACAGCAG GAATACCCTTCGTACACGAGCTTTGGCCAAAACCAGTACGCGCAGTATTACTCGGCCTCCGCGTACGGGACGTACATGACGCCCGGCGGCGTGgacgccggcgccgccgcctACCAGCTGCAGGACCCGACGCCGGCCATGACGGGGCAGGCGGCCGAGCTTCACCCAG GGGACTTTGAGACGGTGCAGCGGCCCTCCACGCCCATCAAGGAGCTGGACGAGCGAGCGTGCCGGAGCGGCGGCGGTAACGGCGGCGCCAAGTCGCGGGGAAGGAGCAGAAAGAGCAACCCCTCGCCGCCGCCCGACAGCGACTTAGAG agGGTTTTTGTGTGGGACCTGGACGAGACCATCATCGTCTTCCATTCCCTGCTCACGGGCTCTTACGCGCAGAAATACGGAAAG GACCCCCCCATGGCCGTCACGTTAGGTCTAAGGATGGAAGAGATGATCTTCAATTTGGCCGATTCGCATTTGTTCTTCAACGATTTGgag GAGTGCGATCAGGTACATATCGACGACGTATCGTCCGACGACAACGGGCAGGACTTAAG TACTTACAGTTTTGCCAGCGACGGCTTCCACGCGGCTGCCACCAGCGCCAACCTGTGCCTGGCCACGGGCGTCCGCGGCGGCGTGGACTGGATGAGGAAGCTGGCTTTCCGTTACCGCCGCGTCAAAGAGCTGTACGGCACCTACAAAAACAACGTGGGCG GTCTGCTGGGTCCCGCCAAAAGAGACGCTTGGTTGCAGTTGCGGGCCGAGGTGGAGGCGCTGACCGACTCGTGGCTGACGCACGCGCTCAAGTCGCTGTCCATCGTCAGCTCCAG GACCAACTGCGTCAACGTGCTGGTGACCACCACGCAGCTCATCCCGGCGCTGGCCAAAATTCTCCTGTACAGCCTGGGGTCGGCGTTCCCCGTCGAGAACATCTACAGTGCGACAAAAATAG GAAAAGAGAGTTGCTTTGAGCGCATAATGCAAAGGTTTGGCAGGAAAGTAGTGTATGTTGTAGTGGGGGACGGTGCGGAAGAGGAGCAGGCGGCCAAAAAG CACAACATGCCTTTCTGGAGAATTTCCAGCCACTCTGACCTGCTGGCCTTACATCAAGCACTGGAGTTTGAGTACCTGTAA
- the eya4 gene encoding protein phosphatase EYA4 isoform X2, with the protein MEASQDLNQQIVKKSNSHSHVPEPSDNRSMEMQDLASPHHRVGGGGGDSKLDKNNLESPSAVTANGTGGGENMTVLNTADWLLGCSSPPQAPPPASTSKDYVKTEPMNNNNNNDTAAVTTTDDAVLDSYAGSVITSSGYSPRSAHQYSPPLYPSKPYPHILSAPSASAPAYGGQPQFGGAQQPGVYAYSQTGQAYGLSGYDLGVMLPGIKTESGLGQSPSPLQAGLSYSPGFSTPQPGQTAYSPYQMAGSSFTPSSGLYTTNNSVSSPANYTATQQEYPSYTSFGQNQYAQYYSASAYGTYMTPGGVDAGAAAYQLQDPTPAMTGQAAELHPGDFETVQRPSTPIKELDERACRSGGGNGGAKSRGRSRKSNPSPPPDSDLERVFVWDLDETIIVFHSLLTGSYAQKYGKDPPMAVTLGLRMEEMIFNLADSHLFFNDLEECDQVHIDDVSSDDNGQDLSTYSFASDGFHAAATSANLCLATGVRGGVDWMRKLAFRYRRVKELYGTYKNNVGGLLGPAKRDAWLQLRAEVEALTDSWLTHALKSLSIVSSRTNCVNVLVTTTQLIPALAKILLYSLGSAFPVENIYSATKIGKESCFERIVSRFGTNITYVVIGDGKDEEHAAGQHNMPFWRISSHSDLLALHQALEFEYL; encoded by the exons ATGGAGGCCTCGCAGGACCTCAACCAGCAAATA GTGAAGAAATCAAACAGTCACTCTCATGTTCCAGAGCCTTCCGACAacag GTCTATGGAAATGCAGGACCTAGCCAGTCCTCATCATCGCgtgggtggcggcggcggcgattcCAAGCTGGACAAGAACAACCTGGAAAGCCCGTCCGCGGTCACCGCGAATGGAACGGGAGGAG GTGAAAACATGACGGTTCTAAACACGGCCGATTGGCTGCTGGGCTGCAGCAGCCCGCCTCAAGCGCCCCCGCCTGCGTCAACTTCCAAGGACTATG TGAAGACAGAGCccatgaacaacaacaacaacaacgacacCGCCGCCGTGACCACCACGGACGACGCCGTATTGGACTCCTACGCCGGCTCAG TGATTACGAGCAGCGGATACAGCCCTCGCTCGGCCCACCAGTACTCCCCTCCCCTCTACCCGTCCAA GCCGTACCCCCACATCCTCTCCGCCCCCTCGGCGTCGGCGCCGGCGTACGGCGGTCAGCCGCAGTTCGGGGGCGCGCAGCAGCCCGGCGTCTACGCGTACTCGCAGACGGGCCAGGCTTACGGACTTTCTGGCTACg ACCTGGGCGTGATGCTGCCGGGCATCAAAACGGAGAGCGGTCTGGGCCAGAGTCCGTCTCCGCTCCAGGCGGGCCTGAGCTACAGCCCGGGATTCAGCACGCCTCAACCCGGACAGACGGCCTACTCGCCCTATCAGATGGCAG GTTCAAGTTTCACCCCTTCCTCGGGCCTCTACACCACCAACAACTCGGTTTCCAGTCCCGCCAACTACACGGCAACACAGCAG GAATACCCTTCGTACACGAGCTTTGGCCAAAACCAGTACGCGCAGTATTACTCGGCCTCCGCGTACGGGACGTACATGACGCCCGGCGGCGTGgacgccggcgccgccgcctACCAGCTGCAGGACCCGACGCCGGCCATGACGGGGCAGGCGGCCGAGCTTCACCCAG GGGACTTTGAGACGGTGCAGCGGCCCTCCACGCCCATCAAGGAGCTGGACGAGCGAGCGTGCCGGAGCGGCGGCGGTAACGGCGGCGCCAAGTCGCGGGGAAGGAGCAGAAAGAGCAACCCCTCGCCGCCGCCCGACAGCGACTTAGAG agGGTTTTTGTGTGGGACCTGGACGAGACCATCATCGTCTTCCATTCCCTGCTCACGGGCTCTTACGCGCAGAAATACGGAAAG GACCCCCCCATGGCCGTCACGTTAGGTCTAAGGATGGAAGAGATGATCTTCAATTTGGCCGATTCGCATTTGTTCTTCAACGATTTGgag GAGTGCGATCAGGTACATATCGACGACGTATCGTCCGACGACAACGGGCAGGACTTAAG TACTTACAGTTTTGCCAGCGACGGCTTCCACGCGGCTGCCACCAGCGCCAACCTGTGCCTGGCCACGGGCGTCCGCGGCGGCGTGGACTGGATGAGGAAGCTGGCTTTCCGTTACCGCCGCGTCAAAGAGCTGTACGGCACCTACAAAAACAACGTGGGCG GTCTGCTGGGTCCCGCCAAAAGAGACGCTTGGTTGCAGTTGCGGGCCGAGGTGGAGGCGCTGACCGACTCGTGGCTGACGCACGCGCTCAAGTCGCTGTCCATCGTCAGCTCCAG GACCAACTGCGTCAACGTGCTGGTGACCACCACGCAGCTCATCCCGGCGCTGGCCAAAATTCTCCTGTACAGCCTGGGGTCGGCGTTCCCCGTCGAGAACATCTACAGTGCGACAAAAATAG GCAAAGAGAGCTGTTTTGAGCGTATTGTGTCCCGCTTTGGCACTAACATTACATATGTTGTGATTGGCGATGGCAAGGATGAGGAGCATGCGGCCGGCCag CACAACATGCCTTTCTGGAGAATTTCCAGCCACTCTGACCTGCTGGCCTTACATCAAGCACTGGAGTTTGAGTACCTGTAA
- the eya4 gene encoding protein phosphatase EYA4 isoform X3, translating to MEMQDLASPHHRVGGGGGDSKLDKNNLESPSAVTANGTGGGENMTVLNTADWLLGCSSPPQAPPPASTSKDYVKTEPMNNNNNNDTAAVTTTDDAVLDSYAGSVITSSGYSPRSAHQYSPPLYPSKPYPHILSAPSASAPAYGGQPQFGGAQQPGVYAYSQTGQAYGLSGYDLGVMLPGIKTESGLGQSPSPLQAGLSYSPGFSTPQPGQTAYSPYQMAGSSFTPSSGLYTTNNSVSSPANYTATQQEYPSYTSFGQNQYAQYYSASAYGTYMTPGGVDAGAAAYQLQDPTPAMTGQAAELHPGDFETVQRPSTPIKELDERACRSGGGNGGAKSRGRSRKSNPSPPPDSDLERVFVWDLDETIIVFHSLLTGSYAQKYGKDPPMAVTLGLRMEEMIFNLADSHLFFNDLEECDQVHIDDVSSDDNGQDLSTYSFASDGFHAAATSANLCLATGVRGGVDWMRKLAFRYRRVKELYGTYKNNVGGLLGPAKRDAWLQLRAEVEALTDSWLTHALKSLSIVSSRTNCVNVLVTTTQLIPALAKILLYSLGSAFPVENIYSATKIGKESCFERIMQRFGRKVVYVVVGDGAEEEQAAKKHNMPFWRISSHSDLLALHQALEFEYL from the exons ATGGAAATGCAGGACCTAGCCAGTCCTCATCATCGCgtgggtggcggcggcggcgattcCAAGCTGGACAAGAACAACCTGGAAAGCCCGTCCGCGGTCACCGCGAATGGAACGGGAGGAG GTGAAAACATGACGGTTCTAAACACGGCCGATTGGCTGCTGGGCTGCAGCAGCCCGCCTCAAGCGCCCCCGCCTGCGTCAACTTCCAAGGACTATG TGAAGACAGAGCccatgaacaacaacaacaacaacgacacCGCCGCCGTGACCACCACGGACGACGCCGTATTGGACTCCTACGCCGGCTCAG TGATTACGAGCAGCGGATACAGCCCTCGCTCGGCCCACCAGTACTCCCCTCCCCTCTACCCGTCCAA GCCGTACCCCCACATCCTCTCCGCCCCCTCGGCGTCGGCGCCGGCGTACGGCGGTCAGCCGCAGTTCGGGGGCGCGCAGCAGCCCGGCGTCTACGCGTACTCGCAGACGGGCCAGGCTTACGGACTTTCTGGCTACg ACCTGGGCGTGATGCTGCCGGGCATCAAAACGGAGAGCGGTCTGGGCCAGAGTCCGTCTCCGCTCCAGGCGGGCCTGAGCTACAGCCCGGGATTCAGCACGCCTCAACCCGGACAGACGGCCTACTCGCCCTATCAGATGGCAG GTTCAAGTTTCACCCCTTCCTCGGGCCTCTACACCACCAACAACTCGGTTTCCAGTCCCGCCAACTACACGGCAACACAGCAG GAATACCCTTCGTACACGAGCTTTGGCCAAAACCAGTACGCGCAGTATTACTCGGCCTCCGCGTACGGGACGTACATGACGCCCGGCGGCGTGgacgccggcgccgccgcctACCAGCTGCAGGACCCGACGCCGGCCATGACGGGGCAGGCGGCCGAGCTTCACCCAG GGGACTTTGAGACGGTGCAGCGGCCCTCCACGCCCATCAAGGAGCTGGACGAGCGAGCGTGCCGGAGCGGCGGCGGTAACGGCGGCGCCAAGTCGCGGGGAAGGAGCAGAAAGAGCAACCCCTCGCCGCCGCCCGACAGCGACTTAGAG agGGTTTTTGTGTGGGACCTGGACGAGACCATCATCGTCTTCCATTCCCTGCTCACGGGCTCTTACGCGCAGAAATACGGAAAG GACCCCCCCATGGCCGTCACGTTAGGTCTAAGGATGGAAGAGATGATCTTCAATTTGGCCGATTCGCATTTGTTCTTCAACGATTTGgag GAGTGCGATCAGGTACATATCGACGACGTATCGTCCGACGACAACGGGCAGGACTTAAG TACTTACAGTTTTGCCAGCGACGGCTTCCACGCGGCTGCCACCAGCGCCAACCTGTGCCTGGCCACGGGCGTCCGCGGCGGCGTGGACTGGATGAGGAAGCTGGCTTTCCGTTACCGCCGCGTCAAAGAGCTGTACGGCACCTACAAAAACAACGTGGGCG GTCTGCTGGGTCCCGCCAAAAGAGACGCTTGGTTGCAGTTGCGGGCCGAGGTGGAGGCGCTGACCGACTCGTGGCTGACGCACGCGCTCAAGTCGCTGTCCATCGTCAGCTCCAG GACCAACTGCGTCAACGTGCTGGTGACCACCACGCAGCTCATCCCGGCGCTGGCCAAAATTCTCCTGTACAGCCTGGGGTCGGCGTTCCCCGTCGAGAACATCTACAGTGCGACAAAAATAG GAAAAGAGAGTTGCTTTGAGCGCATAATGCAAAGGTTTGGCAGGAAAGTAGTGTATGTTGTAGTGGGGGACGGTGCGGAAGAGGAGCAGGCGGCCAAAAAG CACAACATGCCTTTCTGGAGAATTTCCAGCCACTCTGACCTGCTGGCCTTACATCAAGCACTGGAGTTTGAGTACCTGTAA